In Companilactobacillus allii, one genomic interval encodes:
- a CDS encoding thiamine pyrophosphate-binding protein: MTKMIAGQALVKVLEEWGVNHVYGIPGGSINHTVEGLYLEKDKIKYIQVRHEEVGAIAASADAKFTGKIGVAFGSAGPGATHLFNGLYDAKMDHVPVLALVGQVPQTAMNTNYFQEMDETPMFADVSVYNRTVTTADQIPYVINQAIREAYRQKGVAVVTLPEDLTAEEIDYVSPKTPKVVENDYSQTINPEDISNTLKMLKEAKHPIVYAGRGLLGARDTLTKFSEQFNLPVMNTVPATGVISTDHPNFIGTFGRLGTKSGFEALQHADLILFLGSEFPFAGFWPKDLKIIEVNNNPYDIGKTVDVDYAIISDAKSYLEALIDTGETLPAGDWLKSNQTNKANWDKWLDKLAKDDSNGLNPETITSKMAEMAGPNDTYGIDTGNVSEFGVRGLPMNKNQRFALSGLFATMGFGVPSGLAGALSVPDGQAWTMSGDGGFSMVAPDIITEARYGLPVINVVLSNERLGFIYYEQVATKQHLYGVDLTGADWAKVAEGLGGIGFTITSIKEADDVFKQVKELQESGNKKPIVINAVIKQDDPVATAFMPLDAKLYGQDAVDEYAAKYHIDPSVQPSLGEILRSKGDNL, from the coding sequence ATGACAAAAATGATAGCTGGTCAAGCACTAGTAAAGGTATTAGAAGAATGGGGAGTTAACCATGTTTATGGTATTCCTGGTGGTTCAATAAATCATACAGTTGAGGGACTTTATCTAGAAAAGGACAAGATCAAATATATTCAAGTAAGGCATGAGGAAGTTGGTGCAATCGCAGCATCAGCTGACGCTAAGTTTACTGGAAAGATTGGTGTAGCATTCGGATCAGCCGGTCCTGGTGCAACACACTTGTTTAATGGCTTATACGATGCAAAAATGGATCATGTACCAGTCCTTGCTTTAGTTGGACAAGTTCCTCAAACAGCTATGAATACAAATTATTTCCAAGAAATGGATGAAACACCTATGTTTGCTGACGTTTCAGTATATAACCGTACTGTAACCACAGCTGACCAGATTCCATATGTAATTAATCAGGCGATTCGTGAAGCATACAGACAAAAGGGAGTTGCCGTAGTAACATTACCAGAAGATTTAACAGCTGAAGAGATTGATTATGTATCACCAAAGACACCAAAAGTTGTTGAAAATGATTATTCTCAAACAATTAATCCAGAAGATATTTCAAACACATTGAAGATGCTGAAAGAAGCTAAACATCCGATAGTATATGCTGGACGTGGATTGCTAGGTGCTAGAGATACTTTAACAAAATTCTCTGAACAATTTAATTTACCAGTTATGAATACAGTTCCTGCAACAGGAGTAATTAGCACAGATCATCCCAATTTTATTGGTACGTTCGGAAGATTAGGAACAAAGTCGGGATTTGAAGCATTGCAACATGCTGATTTGATTCTATTCCTTGGTTCCGAGTTCCCATTTGCAGGATTTTGGCCAAAGGACTTGAAGATTATTGAGGTAAACAATAATCCTTATGATATTGGTAAGACTGTTGATGTTGACTATGCAATTATCTCTGACGCCAAAAGTTATCTAGAAGCACTTATTGATACCGGTGAGACTTTGCCGGCAGGAGATTGGCTTAAATCCAATCAAACAAATAAAGCAAACTGGGATAAATGGTTAGATAAGTTGGCCAAAGATGATTCTAACGGTTTAAATCCAGAGACAATCACATCAAAAATGGCTGAAATGGCCGGACCAAATGATACTTATGGTATTGATACTGGTAATGTTTCAGAATTTGGTGTTCGTGGTTTACCAATGAATAAGAATCAACGCTTTGCTTTATCTGGATTATTTGCAACAATGGGCTTTGGTGTTCCATCTGGTTTAGCTGGTGCCCTGAGTGTTCCAGATGGACAAGCTTGGACAATGTCTGGTGATGGAGGCTTTTCAATGGTCGCTCCAGATATCATCACTGAAGCACGTTATGGTTTACCAGTTATTAATGTCGTTCTTTCTAATGAGAGATTAGGCTTCATATATTATGAACAAGTTGCAACTAAACAACATCTTTATGGAGTAGATTTAACTGGTGCAGATTGGGCTAAAGTTGCTGAAGGATTAGGTGGAATTGGATTTACAATTACATCAATTAAAGAAGCTGATGACGTATTCAAGCAAGTTAAAGAATTGCAAGAGTCCGGTAATAAAAAGCCAATTGTAATTAATGCTGTTATCAAACAAGATGATCCAGTAGCAACTGCCTTTATGCCACTTGATGCAAAATTGTATGGTCAAGATGCTGTAGATGAGTATGCTGCTAAATATCATATTGATCCATCAGTTCAACCATCATTAGGTGAAATTTTGAGATCCAAAGGTGATAATTTATAA
- a CDS encoding helix-turn-helix domain-containing protein — translation MLGKISKLIRERRKSLNLTIEQLAEISGVSESFISRIERGEVDNVRIKKLNDIAIALNMQLSDFFIDQKLSDIYTLDLIKYLSSLSDDERKRVSEVLLKVINL, via the coding sequence ATGCTTGGTAAAATAAGTAAACTTATCCGAGAACGCAGGAAATCTTTAAATTTAACAATTGAGCAATTAGCAGAAATATCTGGTGTTTCAGAGAGCTTCATTTCACGAATTGAACGTGGTGAAGTAGACAATGTGAGAATCAAAAAGCTAAATGACATTGCCATTGCATTGAATATGCAACTGTCAGATTTTTTCATTGATCAAAAATTGTCAGATATTTACACACTTGATTTGATTAAATATCTATCTAGTTTATCTGACGACGAAAGAAAACGTGTTTCAGAAGTACTTCTAAAAGTTATCAATTTATAA
- a CDS encoding PadR family transcriptional regulator, whose product MNKEMLKGTIDLLILAVLKESDNYGYQISKIITDKSDKTFEIQEATLYLALKRLEKQECVEAYWGEKTHGGKRKYYHITDLGIEQLSTMKDDFQSLATVVKKFM is encoded by the coding sequence ATGAATAAGGAAATGTTAAAGGGAACAATAGATTTATTGATTTTAGCGGTACTAAAAGAAAGCGACAACTATGGTTATCAAATTTCAAAGATTATAACTGATAAATCAGATAAAACTTTTGAAATTCAAGAGGCGACATTGTATTTAGCACTCAAACGTTTGGAAAAACAAGAATGCGTAGAAGCTTACTGGGGTGAGAAGACCCATGGGGGTAAGCGTAAGTATTATCATATTACGGATTTGGGAATTGAGCAGTTGAGTACAATGAAAGATGATTTTCAGTCTTTAGCAACCGTTGTTAAAAAGTTTATGTGA
- a CDS encoding undecaprenyl-diphosphatase, with the protein MDSYDIAIFRLVNNMAGFSKITDDIGIVFAKYLVYALAVAMIYLWFFKRKSIRTRKMLIMGFISCIISELIGKLIAGNIYYHRQPFAVLPHVHQLIVKNVGNSFPSDHTIVFFSIMTIFFIYSKSKAKYGYLILAVLVGISRIFVGVHYPIDVFVGASIGTIVSIISYQYLFNSKFLNNLLIFINKKENSIFRSRINSN; encoded by the coding sequence ATGGATAGTTACGATATAGCCATATTTAGATTAGTAAATAATATGGCTGGATTTTCTAAAATCACTGATGATATAGGAATTGTTTTTGCCAAATATCTAGTTTATGCACTTGCAGTGGCAATGATTTATCTTTGGTTCTTCAAGAGAAAAAGCATTAGAACTAGAAAAATGTTAATAATGGGTTTTATCTCATGTATTATTTCAGAGTTAATTGGTAAACTTATTGCTGGTAATATTTATTATCATCGACAACCTTTTGCAGTATTACCGCATGTACATCAATTGATTGTTAAAAATGTTGGAAATAGTTTTCCTAGTGATCATACGATAGTCTTTTTTAGTATCATGACTATTTTTTTTATTTATTCTAAATCCAAAGCCAAATATGGATATTTAATTTTAGCAGTATTAGTTGGTATATCAAGAATATTCGTAGGAGTACATTATCCTATAGATGTCTTTGTTGGAGCTTCAATTGGCACAATAGTAAGTATTATAAGTTATCAATATCTATTTAATTCTAAATTTTTGAATAATCTACTTATTTTTATTAATAAAAAAGAAAATAGTATATTCAGATCTAGGATTAATAGTAATTAG
- a CDS encoding zinc-binding dehydrogenase gives MKALVLNSKNDKNIANIKLTQLSKPIINDNEILIKVHALGLNPVDYKLIEEHSPSWSYPHILGLDVAGEIVQLGTKNPRNFKLGDRVFFHNDLTNQGCYAEYAKAKYNVVANIPDNVSYEEAASVLCSGLTAYSAIYRKASLIGKKNILIHAGAGGVGTIAIQLAKIAGLKVITTVSEHKKDIVKKLGADYIIDYHNEDIDKKISEITNNNGVDIIINDIDNGNSDLPRLAYNGALICILDTPNISTYNLSSKGQSIMGLNLGGVHQSNYINQLDDLAVMAEELVKLISEKRLDPIISEKISFEDIPLGLEKISEHKTIGKIVATI, from the coding sequence ATGAAAGCATTAGTACTTAATTCTAAGAATGATAAAAATATCGCAAATATTAAATTGACGCAATTATCAAAACCAATCATCAATGATAATGAAATCTTAATAAAGGTTCATGCACTAGGACTGAATCCTGTGGACTATAAACTAATTGAAGAACATAGTCCAAGTTGGAGTTATCCACATATACTAGGATTAGATGTTGCTGGAGAAATTGTACAATTGGGTACAAAGAATCCCAGGAATTTCAAATTAGGTGATAGAGTATTCTTTCATAACGATCTAACTAATCAAGGATGCTATGCAGAATATGCAAAAGCAAAATATAATGTCGTTGCAAATATTCCTGACAACGTTAGTTATGAGGAGGCGGCTTCAGTTTTATGTAGTGGTCTTACTGCATACTCTGCTATCTATAGAAAGGCTAGCTTAATTGGCAAGAAAAACATATTGATTCACGCCGGCGCTGGCGGTGTTGGAACAATTGCAATTCAACTCGCAAAAATTGCCGGTTTAAAAGTTATAACTACAGTTTCTGAGCACAAGAAGGATATTGTAAAAAAATTAGGTGCCGATTATATAATTGATTATCATAATGAAGATATTGACAAAAAAATTTCGGAGATAACTAATAACAATGGAGTTGATATTATTATTAATGATATTGATAATGGTAATTCTGATCTACCTAGACTGGCATACAATGGAGCACTGATTTGTATTTTAGATACTCCTAATATTTCCACTTATAATCTTTCTTCAAAAGGACAAAGCATTATGGGATTGAATCTTGGTGGTGTACATCAATCTAATTACATTAATCAATTGGATGATCTGGCGGTAATGGCAGAAGAATTAGTTAAGTTGATTTCAGAAAAAAGACTTGATCCAATTATTTCGGAAAAAATTTCTTTTGAAGATATCCCATTGGGATTAGAAAAGATTTCTGAACACAAAACTATCGGAAAAATTGTTGCAACTATATAG
- the phnW gene encoding 2-aminoethylphosphonate--pyruvate transaminase has translation MDNYLLLTPGPLTTSSTVKKAMEFDYCTWDDDYKEITQSIRQSLLALADVNPSKYTAVPIQGSGTYGVESVISSTISNSDTLLIAINGSYGERISQMADVYGINHIDVRIDEQKPVLLEDIKSVVEMHPEITHFAMIHCETTTGVLNPIEEIIPWVHERKIVTIVDAMSSFGGIPIDVSGINIDFLISSTNKCIQGVPGFSFVIARKKVLEATKGTARTLSLDLYDQYHEMEINNGKWRFTSPTHVVHAFAQALEELKLEGGLQKRYKRFQANQNQLALGMENLGFEVLIDKKWQSPIITSFIYPTDDFDFNDFYQKLKESGFVIYPGKISKVPTFRIGNIGEVYRDDIARLLKVIKEIQNTEKSF, from the coding sequence ATGGATAATTATTTATTATTAACACCTGGTCCATTGACTACAAGTAGTACAGTTAAAAAAGCAATGGAATTTGATTATTGTACTTGGGATGATGACTATAAAGAGATTACCCAATCAATAAGGCAATCGTTGTTGGCTTTGGCGGATGTAAATCCATCAAAATATACAGCCGTTCCCATTCAGGGAAGTGGAACGTATGGTGTAGAGTCAGTAATCAGTTCAACGATATCCAATTCAGATACGTTATTAATTGCTATAAATGGTTCCTATGGGGAACGCATCAGCCAAATGGCAGATGTGTACGGAATCAACCATATTGATGTAAGAATTGATGAACAAAAACCAGTTTTATTAGAAGACATTAAATCAGTTGTTGAAATGCATCCTGAAATCACACATTTTGCAATGATACACTGTGAAACAACCACTGGAGTTTTGAATCCAATTGAAGAAATCATTCCTTGGGTTCATGAACGAAAGATAGTTACGATAGTTGATGCTATGAGCAGTTTTGGAGGAATTCCAATTGATGTAAGTGGTATTAATATTGATTTTTTGATTAGTAGTACTAATAAATGTATTCAAGGTGTTCCCGGATTTTCTTTTGTAATAGCAAGAAAGAAGGTTTTGGAAGCAACTAAGGGTACTGCTAGGACATTATCACTAGATTTATATGATCAATATCATGAGATGGAAATTAATAACGGTAAATGGCGTTTTACTTCACCAACACATGTTGTCCATGCATTTGCTCAAGCTTTGGAAGAATTAAAACTTGAGGGTGGATTACAGAAACGCTATAAGAGATTCCAAGCAAATCAAAACCAATTGGCTCTTGGAATGGAAAATCTTGGTTTTGAGGTATTGATTGATAAAAAATGGCAATCACCGATTATCACTTCATTTATTTATCCAACAGATGATTTTGATTTTAATGACTTCTATCAAAAATTGAAGGAATCAGGATTTGTAATCTATCCTGGTAAAATTTCAAAAGTACCAACATTCAGAATTGGTAATATTGGAGAAGTGTATAGGGATGATATTGCAAGATTATTAAAGGTAATTAAAGAAATACAGAATACAGAAAAGAGTTTTTGA
- the phnX gene encoding phosphonoacetaldehyde hydrolase: MIKTVIFDWAGTTVDYGSCAPVIAFKRAFNRAGITILDSEIRKNMGIAKWDHINKIMEIPRIQDQWKEIYYRLPNEEDRENVYGLFQESLIKHLKVSTKLKPGMLETFKYLTEHSIRVATTTGYTLEMMNIVRNSASSQGYLPELVVTSEDVSGQGRPSPAMIKNIVSQFSISDLHSVLKIGDTISDIQEGQNAGVITVGVIEGSSLMGLSEDEFNRLTKSEQVVKRNEVRKTFEEVGSDIIINNMFELPDVIQTLNASEEVANG, from the coding sequence ATGATTAAAACAGTAATATTTGATTGGGCTGGGACAACAGTTGATTATGGAAGTTGTGCACCAGTTATAGCTTTTAAAAGGGCATTTAATCGTGCAGGAATTACTATTCTGGATAGTGAAATTAGAAAGAATATGGGCATTGCCAAGTGGGATCACATTAACAAAATTATGGAGATCCCAAGAATACAGGATCAATGGAAAGAAATATATTATCGTCTTCCAAATGAAGAAGATCGTGAAAATGTCTATGGTCTGTTTCAAGAGTCATTAATCAAACATTTGAAAGTTTCGACTAAATTGAAACCAGGTATGTTAGAAACCTTTAAGTATTTAACAGAACATAGCATACGTGTTGCAACTACTACTGGTTATACTTTAGAAATGATGAATATTGTTAGGAATAGTGCTTCAAGCCAAGGATATTTACCTGAACTAGTAGTTACATCTGAGGATGTATCTGGTCAAGGTAGACCTTCTCCAGCTATGATCAAGAATATCGTGTCGCAATTTAGTATTAGTGATCTACATAGTGTTCTTAAAATTGGTGATACTATCTCCGATATTCAAGAGGGTCAAAATGCTGGTGTAATTACAGTTGGTGTAATTGAAGGTAGTAGTCTTATGGGATTGTCTGAAGATGAGTTCAATAGACTGACAAAATCCGAACAAGTAGTCAAGCGCAATGAGGTAAGAAAGACATTTGAAGAAGTAGGATCAGATATTATCATTAATAATATGTTTGAATTACCAGATGTTATTCAGACTTTGAATGCATCTGAGGAGGTAGCCAATGGATAA
- a CDS encoding PhnE/PtxC family ABC transporter permease — MISNSDERLVVDPNDQQPKKIRLHEASLSRYMILSVLSFLTLITIYTLMNLDAAGVKIGSAVHGLMMTLRQMFLQPSAGSDGIVLLLQSLGISLLLSIMTTVIGAVIGFVLAVFASKNLTNAYLGGGIRIIMAIIRAIPTIIWVLIFSIVCGLGTNAAVLGLSFHSVAYLTKAYSESIEEIDQSTIEALKVTGSKFWVVVFQAIWPTIIASLVSWTFIRVEINFANAVAVGAAAGAGGIGYQLFVSSGMSFDFHEVGMIVYLVIVATLLLEFIAVKLRKAYIVK, encoded by the coding sequence ATGATCTCAAATAGTGATGAAAGATTGGTTGTAGATCCAAATGATCAGCAACCTAAAAAGATTAGGTTACACGAAGCAAGTTTATCGAGGTATATGATTCTATCAGTATTATCTTTTCTGACATTGATAACAATATATACACTTATGAATTTGGATGCCGCGGGTGTAAAAATTGGATCAGCTGTTCATGGACTGATGATGACATTGCGTCAAATGTTTTTACAACCGAGTGCGGGAAGCGATGGGATAGTTCTTTTACTTCAATCTTTAGGAATCAGTTTGTTACTTTCAATAATGACAACAGTGATAGGTGCTGTTATAGGTTTTGTATTGGCAGTATTTGCCTCTAAAAATTTGACCAATGCATATCTTGGTGGTGGGATTAGAATAATAATGGCAATTATCCGTGCTATTCCAACAATTATTTGGGTTCTTATCTTCTCCATTGTGTGTGGCTTAGGAACAAACGCTGCAGTTCTTGGATTAAGTTTTCATAGTGTTGCCTACCTAACTAAAGCATATTCAGAGAGTATTGAGGAAATAGATCAGTCGACTATTGAAGCTTTAAAAGTAACCGGAAGTAAATTTTGGGTTGTTGTTTTTCAAGCAATTTGGCCAACAATAATAGCTTCACTTGTATCATGGACATTTATAAGAGTGGAAATTAATTTTGCCAATGCTGTCGCTGTGGGTGCGGCTGCTGGTGCTGGTGGAATTGGGTATCAATTATTTGTTTCAAGTGGAATGAGCTTTGATTTCCACGAAGTCGGGATGATTGTTTATCTTGTTATTGTGGCAACTTTATTGTTGGAATTTATCGCTGTTAAATTAAGAAAAGCTTACATTGTTAAGTAG
- a CDS encoding PhnE/PtxC family ABC transporter permease has protein sequence MQTPVKYLARKHWKQTGVIALIGSIYLLSSYILKFDGLSGILAIPRAFTWLWINFRPTSNSIQYLPSIWQKLIGTVMLAVASTVVASIIAIFVAILGSKVTGGNSVIQTVVRGIASFFRNIPLVAWAMILLFSFKQSDFTGFLALLLLSVGYLIRAFMEIIEDEASETMLALKATGASYLQVIFQAVIPQIMPSLISWILYMIENNVRDATLVGILTGTGIGFVFDIYYKSFRFDAAGMTVLLIIVVVIALEILSNQIRKVIL, from the coding sequence ATGCAGACACCTGTAAAATATTTAGCTCGAAAACATTGGAAACAGACAGGAGTTATCGCACTTATTGGAAGTATTTATCTATTAAGTAGTTATATCCTCAAGTTTGATGGATTAAGTGGTATTTTGGCCATACCTAGAGCGTTCACATGGCTTTGGATCAATTTCAGGCCAACATCTAATTCCATTCAATATTTACCTAGTATTTGGCAAAAGCTAATTGGTACAGTCATGTTAGCAGTTGCTTCTACAGTTGTTGCATCGATAATTGCAATATTTGTGGCAATTTTAGGATCAAAGGTTACTGGTGGTAATAGTGTTATTCAAACAGTTGTGCGTGGAATAGCTTCATTTTTTAGAAATATTCCATTAGTTGCTTGGGCAATGATTCTACTTTTCTCCTTTAAACAGAGCGATTTCACTGGATTTTTAGCTCTATTACTCTTGTCTGTCGGATATTTAATTCGTGCATTCATGGAAATAATCGAAGACGAAGCTAGTGAAACGATGCTGGCACTTAAAGCTACGGGGGCAAGTTATTTACAGGTTATTTTTCAAGCTGTAATTCCTCAAATTATGCCCAGTTTGATTAGTTGGATTCTATATATGATCGAAAACAACGTACGTGATGCGACATTAGTTGGAATTTTAACCGGTACAGGTATTGGTTTTGTATTTGATATTTATTATAAGAGTTTTCGATTTGATGCTGCTGGGATGACAGTTCTTTTAATAATTGTTGTTGTAATAGCATTGGAAATTTTATCTAATCAAATCAGAAAGGTTATCTTATGA
- the phnC gene encoding phosphonate ABC transporter ATP-binding protein, with protein sequence MLEVKHLEKSYQKDKPALTDINFSVEPGTFVAIIGPSGAGKTTILRSLNQLIKDDGGQILLDGGDIRTANKTQLRHYRRQIGMVFQNYNLVERLTVIENVLHGRLGYKSTFAGIFGRYTEEEKQEALTLLSKVGLEDFALQRCSELSGGQKQRVGIARSLIQHPKIILCDEPIASLDPASSQTVMKLLKDLTTEFNIICIANLHQIGLAKDYADRIIGIRDGKMAFDEKADMLSEEILRTLYDQNTTEGLG encoded by the coding sequence ATGCTAGAGGTAAAACATTTAGAAAAGAGCTATCAAAAAGATAAGCCAGCCTTGACTGATATCAATTTTTCAGTAGAGCCTGGAACATTTGTTGCAATTATCGGTCCTTCTGGTGCAGGTAAGACAACTATCTTAAGAAGCTTGAATCAGTTGATCAAAGATGATGGTGGTCAAATTCTCTTAGACGGTGGAGATATTAGAACTGCCAACAAAACACAATTAAGACATTATCGCCGTCAAATTGGAATGGTTTTCCAGAATTACAACTTAGTTGAGAGATTGACTGTTATTGAAAATGTTTTGCATGGACGACTAGGATATAAATCTACATTTGCTGGTATATTTGGTCGTTATACTGAAGAGGAAAAACAAGAGGCTTTAACTTTACTAAGTAAAGTTGGTCTGGAGGATTTTGCTTTGCAACGTTGTTCTGAACTTAGTGGTGGTCAGAAGCAACGTGTTGGTATAGCTAGGTCATTAATTCAGCATCCCAAAATCATTCTTTGCGATGAACCGATTGCTTCACTAGATCCGGCATCATCTCAAACAGTAATGAAACTACTAAAAGATTTAACCACTGAATTCAATATTATTTGTATCGCAAATTTACATCAAATCGGTTTGGCCAAGGATTATGCTGATCGAATTATTGGAATTCGTGATGGGAAAATGGCTTTTGATGAAAAGGCTGATATGTTATCTGAGGAAATATTAAGGACACTATATGATCAAAATACTACTGAGGGGCTTGGTTGA
- a CDS encoding phosphate/phosphite/phosphonate ABC transporter substrate-binding protein produces the protein MRKGRFLTVCLGLMLLFIGVLTGCSSQNSAGAKKDSGKITVVFYPNESAKNFTGSREEMKKQIHKATGKEVEIQTTTDYNVAIEAIASGKAQLAFMGADGYIQAHAQNKKVVPFLLQSGEDGTDKGASYRSYLMVSKDKADSYKKNGKYDIDKIKGEKISFVSTSSTSGYAVPTDEIQKHFKLENKDKLAEGGKFFDKVLYGNSHPGSAINLLKGDADVAAFDDIDLTPFLDVKDGSYNKVGSTFVVKEDADAPFADFKGKELVDISVLPVQNGPFVVNTGALSDKDRKAIEKRFTSKDVTDNPKLMAKPGSKTPTLWQKKSAKMTLLPVDDDWYKPTHELVGK, from the coding sequence ATGAGAAAAGGGCGATTTTTAACGGTATGTTTAGGGTTAATGTTGTTATTTATTGGTGTTTTGACTGGATGCTCAAGTCAGAATTCCGCAGGTGCTAAAAAAGATTCTGGAAAAATTACGGTTGTATTTTATCCTAATGAGTCAGCAAAGAACTTCACAGGATCTCGTGAAGAGATGAAGAAACAAATTCATAAAGCAACTGGAAAAGAAGTAGAGATTCAAACAACTACTGATTACAACGTTGCTATCGAAGCGATTGCTTCTGGTAAAGCACAATTGGCATTTATGGGTGCAGATGGCTATATTCAAGCACATGCACAAAACAAGAAGGTTGTTCCATTCTTATTACAATCTGGTGAAGATGGTACTGATAAAGGAGCCAGTTATCGTTCATACTTAATGGTTTCTAAAGATAAGGCAGATTCATATAAGAAAAATGGTAAGTATGATATTGACAAAATCAAAGGTGAGAAAATCTCATTTGTTTCAACAAGTTCAACATCAGGATACGCAGTTCCAACTGATGAAATCCAAAAGCACTTTAAATTAGAGAACAAAGATAAATTAGCCGAGGGTGGTAAGTTCTTTGATAAGGTTCTATATGGTAATTCACATCCTGGATCAGCAATTAACTTATTAAAGGGTGACGCTGATGTTGCTGCATTTGATGATATTGATTTGACACCATTCTTGGACGTAAAAGATGGAAGCTACAACAAAGTGGGTTCAACATTTGTAGTTAAGGAAGATGCTGACGCTCCATTTGCAGATTTCAAGGGTAAGGAATTAGTTGATATTTCAGTATTGCCAGTTCAAAATGGTCCATTTGTAGTTAATACAGGAGCATTGAGCGATAAAGATAGAAAAGCAATTGAAAAACGTTTCACATCAAAAGATGTTACAGATAATCCAAAACTTATGGCTAAACCAGGTTCAAAGACACCAACTCTATGGCAAAAGAAGAGTGCAAAAATGACTTTACTACCTGTAGATGATGATTGGTATAAACCTACTCATGAATTAGTTGGTAAATAA